In Dehalococcoidia bacterium, the following are encoded in one genomic region:
- a CDS encoding Rieske 2Fe-2S domain-containing protein, producing MLTKETNDLLTQVGPGTPMGDLLRRYWIPALLDWELPEPDCAPVRLRLLGEDLVAFRNTSGQIGILDEYCPHRLTSLWLGRNEENGLRCVYHGWKFDISGQCVDQMNEPNQFAEKIKAKSYPAIELGGVVWVYMGPINEKPAAPNFEWTRAADHQRSVTKVIEECNWLQALEGGIDTSHAPILHRALKENPAQPGIPINDVFVQGEAPTLEVDETEYGYRYYGIRRLGSDEQYARGYHYVMPWTQLRPAGRGVSNQTHGHHWVPIDDERCIVWNWYYTWEERLISDGEAGLKASGNGYGEDIDVENGFTSLRNRSNWWGIDRSVQKTETFSGIRGINTQDRAIQEMMGTIVDRSKEHLGPADKAIIVARKLLADAVKTVQDGGNPPGADSSYYNLRAIDTVLPSDVNWRDHLLPEMDPSC from the coding sequence ATGCTTACTAAAGAAACAAATGATCTATTAACTCAGGTTGGCCCCGGTACTCCAATGGGAGACCTTTTGCGCAGGTACTGGATCCCCGCATTGCTAGATTGGGAACTACCAGAGCCGGACTGCGCTCCAGTCAGGCTTCGCTTGCTTGGGGAAGATCTAGTTGCCTTCCGTAATACCAGTGGTCAGATCGGCATACTTGATGAGTATTGCCCCCATCGGCTCACCTCTCTCTGGTTGGGAAGAAACGAAGAGAATGGACTCAGATGCGTCTACCATGGGTGGAAATTTGATATTTCTGGACAGTGCGTCGACCAAATGAACGAGCCGAACCAATTCGCAGAAAAAATAAAAGCTAAATCATATCCAGCTATCGAACTTGGAGGTGTGGTTTGGGTCTATATGGGACCGATTAACGAAAAGCCTGCCGCACCTAATTTTGAATGGACTCGGGCTGCTGACCATCAGCGTTCCGTGACAAAAGTTATAGAAGAATGTAATTGGCTACAAGCTTTGGAAGGTGGCATAGATACCTCGCATGCTCCTATTTTGCACCGTGCTCTGAAGGAAAACCCTGCTCAGCCAGGGATTCCAATTAACGATGTTTTTGTTCAAGGAGAGGCTCCAACTTTGGAGGTTGATGAAACTGAATATGGGTATAGGTACTATGGAATTCGCCGCTTAGGTTCAGATGAGCAATACGCGCGCGGATATCATTATGTGATGCCATGGACACAGCTGAGGCCTGCAGGTAGAGGAGTTTCTAATCAGACACATGGTCATCACTGGGTGCCGATTGATGATGAACGCTGCATAGTTTGGAATTGGTATTACACTTGGGAAGAGCGATTGATTAGTGACGGAGAAGCTGGCCTAAAGGCATCCGGAAATGGTTACGGTGAAGATATTGATGTCGAAAATGGCTTCACCTCTCTTAGGAATAGGTCTAATTGGTGGGGAATTGATCGCTCTGTACAAAAAACAGAAACTTTCTCAGGCATACGTGGGATTAATACGCAAGATCGTGCGATACAGGAAATGATGGGCACTATTGTCGATCGCTCCAAAGAGCACTTAGGTCCCGCTGATAAGGCTATTATCGTTGCCCGTAAATTACTTGCTGATGCTGTCAAAACTGTCCAAGATGGTGGTAATCCTCCTGGGGCTGATTCCAGTTATTACAACTTGCGGGCTATAGATACGGTATTACCTTCAGATGTTAACTGGAGAGATCATTTATTGCCTGAAATGGACCCTAGCTGCTAA
- a CDS encoding ferredoxin family protein, which yields MAYVITEPCVDVKDASCVDVCPVDCIYEADRQYYINVDECIDCAACEPVCPVAAIFALEAVPPDQASFIEFAKEQG from the coding sequence ATGGCATATGTAATTACCGAACCTTGTGTTGATGTTAAAGACGCTTCTTGCGTTGATGTTTGCCCAGTAGATTGTATCTACGAGGCGGATCGCCAATACTACATTAATGTAGACGAATGTATTGATTGTGCAGCCTGTGAGCCTGTATGTCCGGTGGCTGCCATTTTCGCACTCGAGGCTGTTCCTCCTGACCAGGCTAGTTTCATAGAGTTCGCTAAAGAACAAGGATAA
- a CDS encoding MFS transporter codes for MPQQSVNDRMTAGERQIVAFTGVAHGLNHAVELVYGAILAVVAIEFGVTIAALGVLGTISSLAYAGAALPAGATADRFGSKNTVAISMAGAGVAALIAAISPNIQVLGFALVLMGIFGGMYHPAGLSFISRTVRQRARALGIHGAGGNLGTALAPFIAAAIAGVWSWRGAFLVFALLSFLITLIALRSSIGPDANQADSLKPQHRAQSFLIPLILIFVINASFGFIFRGLTLFLPLHLSTNLGLDVFGLKPVVVGGAVATVALLFGVLGQYIGGELGERFKRERLIVPAVALTIPPLILMSLGAGWLLLIASSVFVFFNFMAQPTSVAMISDYTSERLQGRAYGLTALTGFGLGSLAGVSGGVLADGPGVQWVFIMLAGSASLTLFCTLGINAYILAKGDPEASPEG; via the coding sequence TTGCCACAACAATCTGTTAATGATCGTATGACTGCCGGTGAACGCCAAATTGTGGCGTTCACCGGTGTCGCACATGGATTAAACCATGCTGTTGAACTAGTGTACGGGGCTATTTTGGCAGTAGTTGCCATTGAATTTGGTGTGACTATTGCGGCGCTCGGAGTTTTGGGCACTATCTCTTCGCTTGCATATGCGGGGGCTGCTTTGCCTGCTGGTGCAACTGCGGATCGATTTGGCTCTAAAAATACAGTCGCGATCTCGATGGCCGGCGCAGGCGTTGCTGCATTGATTGCCGCAATTTCTCCTAACATCCAAGTATTAGGTTTTGCCCTGGTATTGATGGGTATTTTCGGGGGGATGTATCACCCCGCTGGGCTTTCATTTATTAGCAGAACTGTTCGGCAGCGTGCGAGAGCCTTGGGTATTCATGGAGCTGGCGGAAACTTAGGAACTGCACTTGCACCATTTATTGCTGCCGCAATTGCCGGAGTGTGGAGCTGGCGGGGTGCATTTTTAGTATTTGCATTACTTTCATTTCTCATTACATTAATTGCATTGCGATCTTCGATAGGTCCCGATGCAAATCAAGCTGATTCTTTGAAGCCTCAGCATAGGGCTCAAAGTTTTTTAATTCCTCTAATATTAATATTTGTTATCAACGCTAGTTTTGGTTTTATTTTTCGTGGGCTCACACTATTTTTGCCACTGCACTTGTCTACAAATTTAGGTTTAGACGTTTTTGGGCTTAAGCCTGTTGTAGTCGGAGGAGCGGTTGCAACTGTCGCACTTTTATTTGGGGTATTGGGACAATATATTGGAGGCGAGCTTGGAGAGCGGTTCAAAAGAGAACGTCTCATAGTTCCTGCTGTTGCTCTTACTATTCCCCCTTTAATTTTGATGTCGTTAGGTGCAGGCTGGTTGCTTCTAATAGCTTCTTCTGTGTTTGTCTTCTTTAATTTCATGGCTCAACCAACTTCGGTAGCAATGATTTCGGATTACACTTCTGAACGGCTACAAGGAAGAGCGTATGGGCTCACTGCTTTAACCGGATTTGGGTTAGGGTCTTTGGCTGGAGTGAGCGGGGGGGTGCTCGCAGATGGCCCTGGTGTCCAATGGGTATTCATCATGCTCGCAGGTTCCGCTTCCCTTACCTTGTTTTGCACACTAGGTATCAATGCTTATATTTTGGCAAAAGGAGATCCGGAGGCTTCACCAGAAGGTTGA
- a CDS encoding iron-sulfur cluster assembly accessory protein, with protein sequence MVTVTDLAAEKLAEILAEEGQPEASLRVIVVPNGNGAQYMLSLEEGINDDDTVLHESGVRVITDSESAPLLEGASIDYSDGLMRSGFIIENPNIAPSAGGCGCGAGGCGSGGGGGCGGGGCGCH encoded by the coding sequence ATGGTAACCGTTACAGATCTCGCAGCTGAAAAATTGGCTGAAATTCTTGCAGAAGAAGGACAACCAGAAGCCTCGCTTCGTGTAATAGTGGTTCCTAATGGGAACGGTGCGCAGTACATGCTTTCACTTGAAGAAGGCATTAATGATGATGACACTGTCCTACATGAATCAGGAGTACGGGTTATCACGGATTCAGAAAGTGCACCTTTACTTGAAGGCGCGTCGATAGATTACTCCGACGGTTTGATGCGCAGTGGATTTATTATTGAAAATCCAAACATAGCACCTAGCGCTGGTGGTTGTGGATGTGGTGCTGGTGGCTGCGGTAGTGGCGGAGGCGGCGGCTGCGGAGGCGGCGGCTGCGGTTGCCATTAA
- a CDS encoding dienelactone hydrolase family protein, which produces MATNILSLHAGYDSGDSFVDGYVARPADSGTHPGLVVISGMGGLNWFQREITRTFAREGFVAVSPDLYDGVLPEGHATQLRYKNSLDIDHAIANICAGSNFLHSLPWVEDKSPIGVVGFCLGGGLALLALARSNAFGAGVIYYHSLFPDSGELNSIEAPMMCHYGTNDHTTPIEEIDAFRASLDNYNKYYELFMYEGVGHSFLNPKQDTSPLRADAAALSLQRTATFFHEHLVQNDGIEGTESGEQEIDK; this is translated from the coding sequence ATGGCAACAAACATTCTTTCTCTTCACGCTGGATACGATTCAGGAGATAGTTTTGTCGACGGCTACGTCGCTCGTCCTGCTGATTCGGGTACACACCCAGGGTTGGTAGTAATTTCAGGCATGGGAGGTCTGAATTGGTTTCAGCGTGAAATAACAAGGACTTTTGCCCGAGAAGGTTTCGTCGCTGTTTCCCCAGATCTTTATGACGGAGTACTACCTGAAGGGCATGCAACCCAACTACGTTATAAAAATTCTTTAGACATCGACCATGCAATCGCTAATATTTGTGCTGGTTCAAATTTTTTACACTCGCTACCCTGGGTAGAGGACAAATCCCCTATTGGTGTGGTGGGTTTTTGCCTCGGTGGTGGGCTTGCGCTGCTTGCACTTGCTCGATCCAATGCTTTTGGTGCAGGGGTAATTTACTACCATAGCCTTTTCCCAGATAGCGGAGAGCTAAACTCTATAGAGGCTCCAATGATGTGCCATTATGGGACCAATGACCACACTACTCCGATTGAAGAGATTGATGCTTTCCGCGCATCCTTAGATAACTACAATAAATATTACGAACTCTTCATGTATGAAGGAGTTGGGCATTCATTTTTAAATCCCAAGCAGGATACCTCGCCCTTAAGGGCTGATGCTGCAGCACTATCTCTTCAAAGAACTGCAACATTTTTCCATGAGCATTTAGTACAGAATGATGGTATTGAAGGAACCGAATCGGGCGAACAAGAAATTGACAAGTAA
- a CDS encoding chlorite dismutase family protein, which produces MTETQLAPQYVKYTFFTVDPLWRGLSESEKKRSKEEFSALIASSNLLIRAYSLMGMRSDAELLLWLVSPDLEGINKFATLAMNTRLGQYLTVSHSYLAMTRRSTYIDEHSHENGESRTRIRPMGRKYLFVYPFVKTHAWYQLSLEERQRMMNEHFKVGHLYPEVKVHTTYSFGLDDQEFVLGFETDDPSRFLDLVMELRSAEQRPYTEKDTPIFTCLLGTIEEVLDSIG; this is translated from the coding sequence ATGACAGAAACTCAACTAGCACCTCAATATGTAAAATACACATTCTTCACTGTTGACCCACTATGGAGAGGGCTATCCGAATCAGAAAAGAAGAGAAGCAAAGAAGAATTTTCGGCATTAATAGCTTCTTCTAATTTACTAATTCGCGCGTATTCATTAATGGGTATGCGATCGGATGCCGAATTACTTCTATGGTTAGTTAGCCCTGATCTCGAAGGGATCAACAAATTTGCAACTTTAGCTATGAATACTCGATTAGGTCAGTACCTGACTGTTTCTCACTCATACCTTGCTATGACGCGACGATCAACTTATATAGATGAGCATAGCCATGAAAACGGAGAGAGTAGAACCAGAATCCGGCCTATGGGTAGGAAATACCTTTTTGTATATCCATTTGTTAAGACACATGCTTGGTACCAGCTGTCACTTGAGGAACGCCAAAGGATGATGAATGAGCATTTTAAAGTAGGCCACTTATACCCAGAAGTAAAAGTACACACCACTTACTCATTCGGACTTGATGATCAGGAATTTGTCTTGGGGTTTGAAACTGATGACCCCTCGAGATTTTTGGATTTAGTTATGGAATTACGTTCAGCAGAGCAACGCCCATATACGGAAAAAGATACCCCTATTTTTACATGCCTATTAGGGACGATAGAAGAAGTATTGGACAGTATTGGGTGA
- a CDS encoding cupin domain-containing protein has protein sequence MTDDAPAKLISDLKIDTDARSTLPYDQWVQGLGLPLHTGYFIEDCRTIETAPWDFLGCNAAFIQLAGMEGIVDARVTEIAPGGTVAPYRFALDEAVYVVDGQGMTTIWADGVGKKTFEWGPRSLFLIPRGSIRQFSNARGDKPARLISNTHLPVGMSLVPDPSYFFNNDYQDTQLLETSEDELYSVAKRAPGGRGASWHGNFFTDLAAWNGLVPHRQRGGGGHVVDIRFPHSEMGGHMSVFPPGTYKKAHRHGPGVFIMIPAGEGYSIMWPEGEEKVIVPWHEASMFVPPNNWFHQHFNVSVEPARYLALSPIKQMRAERNNRLLDQIEYPVEEPWVRKMYEEEIGKRGLESLMPEEVYQDPHYKWTYDENEEQGAVLDASAGRGL, from the coding sequence ATGACAGACGATGCACCAGCTAAATTAATTAGTGATTTGAAGATAGATACGGATGCTCGATCCACCCTTCCTTACGATCAATGGGTTCAAGGTTTAGGGCTTCCTCTTCACACAGGATATTTCATAGAAGATTGCAGGACTATTGAAACAGCACCTTGGGATTTCCTTGGGTGCAATGCAGCGTTTATTCAACTAGCGGGGATGGAAGGCATTGTAGACGCAAGAGTTACGGAGATTGCGCCTGGCGGTACTGTCGCTCCATATAGATTTGCTTTGGATGAAGCAGTGTATGTGGTGGATGGACAGGGAATGACAACGATATGGGCAGACGGCGTTGGTAAGAAAACCTTTGAATGGGGTCCACGAAGCCTATTTCTTATACCGCGTGGTTCGATTCGGCAATTCAGTAATGCCAGGGGAGATAAACCTGCGAGACTGATTAGTAACACGCACTTACCAGTTGGAATGTCTTTGGTACCTGATCCCAGCTATTTTTTCAATAACGATTACCAAGATACTCAGTTGCTTGAAACTAGTGAAGATGAACTTTACTCAGTTGCGAAAAGAGCCCCTGGTGGTCGTGGTGCCAGTTGGCACGGTAATTTTTTCACTGATCTTGCTGCCTGGAATGGACTCGTACCACATCGACAGAGAGGCGGGGGAGGACATGTGGTAGACATTCGTTTCCCTCACTCAGAAATGGGTGGGCATATGTCAGTATTCCCTCCAGGGACTTATAAAAAGGCTCACCGGCATGGCCCAGGTGTATTTATCATGATCCCTGCAGGCGAAGGGTACTCAATTATGTGGCCTGAGGGAGAAGAGAAGGTAATTGTTCCATGGCATGAAGCCAGTATGTTTGTTCCACCAAATAATTGGTTCCACCAGCACTTTAACGTTAGCGTTGAACCTGCAAGGTACTTAGCTCTTTCACCAATTAAACAAATGCGTGCTGAAAGAAATAATCGTTTGTTGGATCAAATAGAATATCCAGTTGAGGAGCCATGGGTCCGAAAAATGTATGAAGAGGAAATAGGTAAACGTGGGCTAGAGAGCCTTATGCCCGAAGAGGTGTATCAGGATCCTCATTATAAATGGACTTATGACGAGAATGAGGAACAAGGTGCGGTACTAGATGCTAGTGCTGGACGTGGGCTCTAG
- the trxB gene encoding thioredoxin-disulfide reductase, translating into MTADPQYDVIIIGGGAAGLAASIYSVRAMLKTLVIERQALGGQILLTGEIENYPGFPEPIDGPELAMLYQKQAERFGVQFEYDTVANLDVSGAVKRVVCEDNEYTAKTVIITSGGEHNKLEVPGEDYFSGKGVSYCATCDGNFFRDMDVTVVGGGDAAMDEGLYLTRMTKSVTVIHRRDELRASKILQQRAFDNPKMKFVWNSVVEEIKGNGTVQSMTLKNLKTDELSEHLTEGIFIFIGFHPVNEFMQGIIDLDSAGHVITNLQMETNVPGVFAAGDVRQFSDRQLANAVGDGVAAALAAYRYINEDD; encoded by the coding sequence ATGACAGCCGACCCACAATATGACGTCATCATAATTGGCGGCGGTGCTGCAGGGCTTGCAGCATCGATATATTCCGTTCGCGCAATGCTCAAAACCTTAGTTATTGAAAGACAGGCCTTAGGCGGGCAAATTTTGCTAACTGGAGAAATTGAAAATTACCCCGGGTTTCCTGAACCAATAGACGGTCCCGAACTTGCAATGCTTTATCAGAAGCAAGCTGAACGTTTTGGCGTTCAATTTGAGTATGACACAGTTGCAAATTTAGATGTATCTGGTGCCGTAAAGCGTGTAGTCTGTGAAGACAATGAATACACAGCCAAAACTGTAATTATTACTAGCGGTGGCGAGCACAATAAGCTTGAAGTCCCCGGCGAAGATTATTTCTCTGGAAAAGGCGTCTCTTACTGCGCCACATGTGATGGCAATTTCTTCCGTGACATGGATGTCACTGTAGTTGGTGGCGGTGATGCAGCTATGGACGAAGGGTTGTACCTTACACGCATGACTAAAAGTGTTACCGTAATCCACCGAAGAGATGAATTACGAGCAAGTAAGATTCTTCAGCAAAGAGCTTTTGATAACCCAAAAATGAAATTCGTTTGGAATTCAGTTGTTGAAGAAATTAAAGGCAACGGTACAGTCCAAAGTATGACTTTGAAAAACCTTAAAACCGATGAATTATCTGAACATCTCACTGAAGGGATTTTTATTTTTATCGGGTTCCATCCTGTGAATGAATTTATGCAAGGCATAATCGACCTAGATAGTGCAGGGCATGTGATCACTAACCTCCAAATGGAAACAAATGTTCCCGGAGTATTTGCAGCAGGAGACGTGCGCCAATTCTCCGATCGGCAACTTGCCAATGCAGTAGGCGACGGTGTCGCTGCTGCTTTAGCTGCGTACAGATACATAAACGAAGACGATTAG
- a CDS encoding Gfo/Idh/MocA family oxidoreductase, producing MPIGWGIISTGRHPDLKMAPAINASKGSHIAAVMSRDIGRAQAFAAKHNASTAVDDVDVLIENPNVDAVYIASPNFLHAEQTIKAAKAGKHVLVEKPMALSIADAEQMIEACLKFSVTLGVGFHLRAHGAHQAIRELVVNGDLGNIHFAETNWGRGVRGQESVPPRSGLQAWWDEPKMIGAGAFMATGVHCVDLLRYALSDEIIAVNATTDATHAKPLEEFAHLVLEFSRGTIATLMTGRKTPDYYRNEIGIYGTLGSAYTNSTIDMNQEGSLSIHTDKQNANMQYEYDPINLYKVQVEAFESSLISKQDPLATGIDGLRTVEATAAMLESAKIKAQVKLK from the coding sequence ATGCCAATCGGTTGGGGCATAATTAGTACAGGACGTCATCCAGATTTAAAGATGGCTCCGGCAATTAACGCCTCAAAAGGGTCCCATATTGCAGCTGTAATGAGTCGTGATATAGGAAGAGCGCAGGCATTTGCTGCAAAGCATAATGCCTCAACCGCAGTAGATGATGTGGACGTATTAATTGAAAACCCAAATGTTGATGCTGTGTATATAGCGTCACCCAATTTTCTTCACGCCGAACAAACTATCAAAGCTGCCAAGGCAGGAAAACATGTGCTAGTTGAAAAACCTATGGCTCTTTCAATCGCTGATGCTGAGCAAATGATTGAAGCCTGCCTGAAATTCTCTGTAACACTCGGGGTTGGATTTCATCTACGTGCACATGGAGCACATCAGGCAATACGGGAATTAGTGGTTAATGGTGACTTGGGGAACATACATTTCGCTGAAACCAATTGGGGAAGAGGCGTCCGTGGTCAAGAATCCGTCCCTCCTCGTTCAGGGCTACAAGCATGGTGGGATGAACCTAAGATGATAGGGGCAGGAGCCTTCATGGCTACAGGAGTACACTGTGTAGATTTATTACGCTACGCTCTAAGCGATGAGATTATCGCCGTCAATGCAACAACTGACGCAACTCATGCAAAGCCGCTAGAGGAATTTGCTCATCTAGTCTTAGAATTTTCTAGAGGCACTATTGCAACATTGATGACAGGGCGAAAAACTCCTGATTACTATCGAAATGAAATAGGGATTTATGGGACTCTTGGCAGTGCATACACCAATTCCACTATAGATATGAACCAGGAAGGCAGCTTATCTATTCATACCGATAAGCAAAATGCCAACATGCAATACGAGTATGACCCAATTAACCTTTATAAAGTACAAGTAGAAGCATTCGAAAGTTCCTTAATCTCGAAGCAGGATCCGTTAGCAACAGGTATCGACGGACTACGTACAGTCGAAGCTACAGCTGCAATGCTAGAGTCGGCAAAAATTAAGGCACAAGTAAAATTGAAATAA
- a CDS encoding ABC transporter ATP-binding protein, producing MPPALVLSGVTKLFGKVRALDALDLTLEAGSIHGFVGPNGAGKTTMLSVVSGLKRQTSGEIEFGVPARQMMLMPDTPEFFPLLTAREVVDLARHPFRHEIDETDVASIIREVGLEEAIDRRVGGFSRGMKQRLGLAAALIGRPELVLLDEPCSALDPIGRREVLDMISQLKGRATVLFSTHILSDVEDVCDSVTVVDHGRAVYEGTVKGIKKKRGQSFEQAVLELLLPERGEK from the coding sequence ATGCCACCCGCACTTGTTCTTTCAGGGGTTACAAAACTATTTGGAAAAGTTCGAGCGCTAGACGCTTTAGATTTAACACTTGAAGCCGGTTCTATCCACGGCTTTGTAGGCCCTAATGGAGCAGGTAAGACCACGATGTTGTCTGTTGTTTCAGGACTAAAACGTCAGACTTCGGGTGAAATAGAATTTGGTGTACCGGCACGTCAAATGATGCTAATGCCAGATACTCCAGAATTCTTCCCTCTTCTAACCGCTCGTGAAGTTGTTGATTTGGCGAGACATCCTTTTCGACACGAAATTGATGAAACTGATGTTGCATCGATTATTAGAGAGGTTGGACTAGAAGAGGCAATCGACCGTCGAGTTGGCGGTTTCTCCAGAGGCATGAAGCAGCGGCTTGGTTTAGCTGCAGCATTAATTGGTCGGCCTGAGTTAGTTTTATTAGATGAACCTTGCTCGGCATTAGACCCAATTGGACGTAGAGAAGTTTTAGATATGATTTCACAATTAAAAGGTCGTGCTACTGTATTGTTTTCGACTCATATCCTTAGTGATGTCGAAGACGTATGTGACTCCGTCACAGTAGTTGACCATGGCAGGGCTGTTTACGAAGGTACGGTAAAAGGAATTAAGAAAAAAAGAGGACAGTCATTTGAACAGGCTGTTTTAGAATTACTTCTACCTGAGCGAGGCGAGAAATGA
- a CDS encoding protocatechuate 3,4-dioxygenase (extradiol catechol dioxygenase that catalyzes the oxidative cleavage of substituted catechols; part of the bacterial aromatic compound degradation pathway) encodes MAQTVLGFATSHGPQLRMTPDKWALLQEKDKHDPRFDYEALLARNIPNIEDEITPQKFVERYESCQKALQVLKNTVAEIGPDVIVVIGDDQHEQFMEDNMPMFSIYYGNELPIRERQGPGRDAALQKAWSSGAREWRNAQEPVGDSFQPGHPELAKHIIQHFVNQNIDISVTNKLQDDIGAGHAFAFLYRQILPEGNIPIIPLMVNCFYPPNQPTVARCYDVGKELRAAIDSWESDARVAIMASGGLSHFIIDEEIDRIALAALESKDAETLKTLPNDRLILGTTEIRNWVTLGGAMEDMTMNLIDYQPCYRTLAGTGCAMGFATWS; translated from the coding sequence GTGGCACAAACTGTACTAGGCTTTGCAACCTCGCACGGCCCTCAACTTAGAATGACTCCTGATAAATGGGCATTATTGCAAGAAAAAGATAAACATGATCCTCGATTTGATTATGAGGCTCTATTAGCCAGAAATATCCCCAACATTGAAGACGAAATCACACCTCAAAAATTTGTAGAACGCTATGAGTCTTGTCAAAAAGCGCTTCAAGTTCTTAAGAATACAGTTGCTGAAATAGGCCCCGACGTCATAGTAGTCATAGGCGACGATCAGCATGAACAGTTCATGGAAGACAATATGCCTATGTTTTCTATTTACTACGGAAATGAATTGCCGATTCGAGAAAGGCAAGGTCCGGGTCGAGATGCAGCGCTACAAAAAGCTTGGTCAAGTGGTGCACGTGAATGGCGAAATGCGCAAGAACCCGTAGGTGATTCATTTCAACCTGGGCACCCGGAACTCGCTAAACACATTATTCAGCACTTTGTTAATCAGAATATCGATATTTCTGTAACTAACAAGCTTCAAGACGATATTGGAGCAGGGCATGCCTTTGCGTTTCTCTATCGACAAATTTTACCTGAGGGTAACATTCCCATTATTCCTTTGATGGTTAACTGCTTCTACCCCCCCAATCAACCCACAGTTGCTAGATGCTACGATGTCGGCAAAGAACTGAGAGCAGCCATAGACTCTTGGGAAAGTGATGCACGCGTTGCAATCATGGCATCTGGGGGCTTAAGTCATTTCATTATTGATGAAGAAATTGATCGCATTGCGCTCGCTGCACTGGAATCCAAAGATGCAGAGACATTAAAAACTCTCCCTAACGATCGGCTTATATTAGGAACAACTGAAATCCGTAATTGGGTTACTCTAGGGGGAGCAATGGAAGATATGACTATGAACCTCATTGACTACCAGCCCTGCTACAGAACCCTTGCTGGTACCGGCTGTGCAATGGGATTTGCAACCTGGAGTTAA
- a CDS encoding Lrp/AsnC family transcriptional regulator — protein MTVLDDLDSQLINLLQNDGRASNIELARKMGVSEGTIRRRFRNLVKEEVIRVVAIPDASKLGRQTSALIGLQVDPAFVDSVATSLARMDEVQYSAVTTGAYDVFCRVALNSPADLSEFLRSRVGEIEGVRRSETFVNLSIKKNVGGPSALSDEI, from the coding sequence ATGACCGTTCTCGATGATCTTGATAGCCAATTAATCAATTTATTGCAAAATGACGGCCGTGCTTCGAATATAGAATTAGCACGAAAAATGGGTGTAAGTGAAGGAACCATTCGTAGACGCTTCCGGAACTTAGTTAAAGAAGAAGTAATTAGGGTAGTAGCAATCCCCGACGCCTCAAAATTGGGTAGACAAACTTCGGCTCTTATAGGACTGCAAGTAGACCCAGCATTTGTTGATTCTGTCGCAACTTCTCTTGCACGAATGGATGAGGTCCAATATTCAGCTGTCACAACAGGTGCCTACGACGTATTCTGCAGAGTTGCACTCAATTCACCGGCTGACCTTTCGGAATTTCTTCGTAGCCGAGTTGGAGAGATTGAAGGAGTTAGAAGGTCAGAAACATTCGTAAATCTGTCCATCAAAAAAAACGTTGGAGGTCCTTCGGCACTTTCTGATGAAATTTAA
- a CDS encoding TlpA family protein disulfide reductase: MKSNTKFLIAAIIGIISIAIILSIEIFPLDNKSNELSTSQIQLYQGMDQFDFEPTNIEELLSSGKPLVINFWGASCPPCRKEIPLLQEIHEANSAKLIVLGLDMGPEFILGSYEQGELLLAELGASYPAGIPRFKQTNSQSAPYQLQGQYVTGLPTTFFINSEGLIIRQWLGLLSKDKLNELVTSLIENN, encoded by the coding sequence ATGAAATCTAACACTAAATTTCTCATTGCCGCAATCATTGGGATAATATCTATCGCCATCATCCTATCAATCGAAATATTTCCACTGGATAACAAAAGCAATGAGTTAAGTACATCTCAAATTCAGCTATACCAAGGTATGGATCAATTTGATTTCGAACCAACTAACATTGAAGAATTATTGTCTAGCGGGAAGCCGTTAGTAATAAATTTTTGGGGGGCATCATGCCCTCCATGTAGGAAAGAAATCCCTCTACTCCAGGAAATCCATGAAGCTAATTCCGCAAAACTTATTGTACTAGGGCTAGATATGGGCCCAGAATTTATTCTCGGCAGTTACGAGCAAGGGGAATTATTACTTGCTGAACTAGGAGCATCTTACCCCGCAGGTATACCACGCTTTAAACAAACAAACAGTCAATCCGCGCCATATCAACTACAAGGCCAATACGTCACAGGCTTACCTACAACCTTTTTTATTAATTCTGAAGGTTTAATAATTAGGCAGTGGTTGGGATTACTTTCAAAAGATAAACTTAATGAGTTAGTCACTTCGCTGATCGAAAATAACTAA